Proteins encoded together in one Bactrocera neohumeralis isolate Rockhampton chromosome 4, APGP_CSIRO_Bneo_wtdbg2-racon-allhic-juicebox.fasta_v2, whole genome shotgun sequence window:
- the LOC126755591 gene encoding uncharacterized protein LOC126755591, protein MQSSMLLVSLLLISTLLLVSVPSAESTIILLLCALRSPLCPFTTTTTAAPSSDE, encoded by the coding sequence atgcAGTCATCCATGTTGCTTGTTTCGCTATTGCTGATCTCCACTTTGCTACTGGTCAGCGTTCCGTCTGCGGAATCGACgataattttattgctttgtgCCCTACGATCACCGTTATGTCCATTCACCACAACCACCACTGCTGCTCCTTCATCGGATGAGTAA
- the LOC126755406 gene encoding DNA polymerase epsilon subunit 4 yields the protein MASEELFSAEFSEEIIDKQDDKEEQLEIVDEESEIVAEVKEIETESADIAEAATAEKVKSTSESGGPEARLFQLPLTRIRNLMKLDPDMNIASTEAVFVVTRSTELFIESLAREAFSYTTQSKKKTVQKRDVDLAISSVDSLMFLDGAMNF from the exons atggctAGTGAGGAATTATTCAGTGCCGAATTTTCCGAGGAAATTATAGACAAACAAGATGATAAGGAGGAGCAGTTGGAAATTGTGGATGAAGAATCCGAAATTGTCGCAGAAGTCAAAGAAATCGAAACAGAAAGTGCCGATATAGCTGAAGCGGCTACAGCCG AAAAGGTGAAGTCCACCAGCGAAAGTGGTGGACCAGAAGCGCGCCTATTTCAGTTGCCACTAACACGTATcagaaatttaatgaaattagaTCCCGACATGAATATTGCGTCGACCGAAGCTGTATTTGTTGTGACACGATCAACAGAACTTTTTATAGAATCGTTGGCGCGAGAGGCGTTCTCATACACAACACAATCGAAGAAAAAAACAGTGCAGAAACGTGATGTAGACTTGGCTATTTCTTCAGTAGACAGCCTGATGTTCTTAGATGGCGCAATGAATTTTTAG
- the LOC126755405 gene encoding KH domain-containing, RNA-binding, signal transduction-associated protein 2, with translation MPRDYDRDYNDDTTDYKRKRRTDDEAGGGSNTGAGSSGDMDGHGRGQDHGQTMQSHDAPPLNEKTNSYLEQCEQEKKTLAKDHTVCKRLIDDEIEKILVSGRIPKPEIYANVYSEKPIRVAQKVLFPIKEYPKFNFVGKILGPKGNTLRQLQEETFCKMVVMGRNSMRDHAKEEELRNSGNPKYAHLSRDLHVEISTVAPPSEAYHRLAYALAEIRKFMIPDANDDIRMEQMREMDGKERMYKKTHYSKSYGEHAVYSCRTPPPPAFEKSSKPKVYSILEKARYVMEDPGYGLVKSHRSRDHELYEHHGEYDRYTPPPPSKHSSTHHAPYESGSYERDYRREYHPHSSSYTAAYPAKPSNGRSSSSYRPATSGSHSSSHYEAGSRSRGESVRYRSAPYPKLR, from the exons ATGCCAAGAGATTATGATCGGGATTACAATGACGATACCACAGATTACAAAAGAAAAAGGCGCACAGACGATGAAGCCGGCGGTGGAAGTAATACGGGAGCTGGCAGTAGCGGTGACATGGATGGGCATGGACGCGGACAAGATCATGGACAAACAATGCAATCTCATGACGCCCCACCGTTAAACGAAAAAACAAACTCTTATCTAGAACAATGTGAACAAGAAAAGAAAACGCTTGCCAAAGATCACACTGTTTGTAAGCGTTTAATAGACGACG aaattgagaaaattttagttAGTGGACGCATACCAAAGCCGGAAATTTACGCAAACGTATATAGCGAAAAACCAATACGTGTTGCACAGAAAGTATTATTCCCTATTAAGGAATAtccgaaatttaattttgttggaaaaattCTGGGACCAAAAGGCAATACTTTGCGCCAACTACAAGAAGAGACATTTTGTAAAATGGTCGTTATGGGCCGTAATTCCATGCGCGACCACGCTAAAGAGGAGGAATTGCGCAACTCTGGAAATCCAAAGTACGCACATCTTAGTCGTGATTTACATGTGGAAATTTCAACGGTAGCACCACCTTCGGAAGCTTATCATCGTTTGGCATATGCTTTGGCTGAAATTCGAAAGTTTATGATACCGGATGCCAATGACGATATACGCATGGAACAAATGCGTGAAATGGACGGTAAAGAGcgtatgtacaaaaaaactcATTACTCGAAATCATACGGTGAGCATGCTGTCTATAGCTGTCG TACGCCGCCACCACCTGCATTTGAAAAATCATCGAAGCCGAAGGTGTACTCGATTCTAGAGAAAGCACGTTATGTTATGGAGGATCCAGGTTATGGTCTAGTAAAATCTCACAG ATCACGTGATCATGAATTGTACGAGCATCATGGTGAATATGATCGCTATACGCCACCACCACCATCGAAACATTCAAGTACCCATCATGCACCATACGAAAGTGGTTCGTATGAGCGTGACTACCGTCGCGAATATCATCCGCACTCATCCTCTTACACAGCTGCTTATCCAG CTAAACCAAGCAACGGTCGATCTTCATCGTCATACCGACCTGCCACATCGGGATCGCACTCTTCCTCACACTACGAAGCAGGATCTCGCTCTCGCGGAGAAAGCGTACGTTATCGTTCGGCACCATATCCGAAATTAcgttaa
- the LOC126754850 gene encoding DNA repair protein RAD50: MSTIEKLSIQGIRSFGSNSEDVQTITFSSPVTLILGENGCGKTTIIECLKYGLTGEVPPGGDHGRSFVHDPKIFNQAGTLGQIKLEVSNLQGKRISVCRSMKISNKRGKYSFETLDATMNYIDGKAGGSATHSISKRCVDVDVAMCQFMGVSKAIINNVLFCHQENSSWPLDESKKLKDKFDAIFGITEFNKTIERIIKMRKEEAENLKVKEADLRLLVHLKQEMDDKSLTLKKAQEKCAAIEQECQRCDDEMKPIDARLTEIRNVEYEVGKHQAKKVEIETEQKNCQEQILALSSNIKVPYEGSREELEQEISDFGQKMLEKRQHRNVLDKKVDSLKQEEKTLQKNFTDLDKRRILLMQQRQKEQECISKRAEQLKTLCQQLGITLTEDLEFQPESVPGVLEKIENSLLNKECSITESVAQTDKDDSERQREIDTQRVELTKVEEGIVAHEKQKTLNEKELTTITKEIAEIETSARRIKILSENIERLMKMMDEMNSKCNQETMRADIAENKARILKLQEQFRELDERLTKLNMMSKLTAEITLKQKELEKKELDVKRVKGKHAENFKKLLSRPVEFNYKRAMQLCSEKLRDNIKELNGKSNKLQLEQQSCEIKRKNLKAELLKLEKELEESKEKVYEACHAATYEDTLAKSKATMAKYQLEHGALLSAEAMYKKYIEKVTEEPCCPLCHKDMTDNEASDITMELSDEINRLPENIKRTEKLLKAEQKKYENLLHIKSVVETVAKLEADIPKKKKELTTIEEKLAKCVEEHESLQMLLAEPTSSLDLADSMMGDVSLLDEAMKEVTRLKNDIAQLNTKLPADFESDVNIEELQMIKAGVSEELDTERHTLEEKQTNLEKIVNALNKMQEQKNAYQDERLKLQEGQQSLAQLQERQTELKNLIESKTAEIKLLRTKLPTLKQKLNSLVAEKNRLLEASRKRVAKMQTELNAYKKMEHEIERLNSEVLEFQMLNLVAEIAELKESLKTCKAQIEKKSAEISKTSNELETVKTECLQQETLERDLKDNRELKILHDKKASIDVRVQAITKQLGKMDFPKLSVEKNTLIKQRDKGTERRGELIGKIGEVKSQIKKLEGEINEPKYKNSLENYRRANYEVGMSKQAIKELGESRISLEWSLMQFHAEKMERINKLIREYWRLIYRGNDIDYIQIQTDEVDLNANADRRRNYNYRVMQSKNGSEIEMRGRCSAGQRVLASLIIRMALAETFSSNCGVLALDEPTTNLDRNNILSLCEALNRIVDERRMQSNFMLIIITHDDDFISTLGKITTYHRVFRNDECKSVIRKVKVA; the protein is encoded by the exons ATGTCCACTATTGAAAAATTATCTATACAAGGTATACGTAGTTTTGGTTCCAATTCGGAGGATGTTCAG ACTATAACATTTTCCTCGCCGGTGACACTGATTCTCGGTGAAAATGGTTGCGGCAAGACCACAATAATAGAGTGTCTTAAATATGGGCTCACTGGTGAAGTGCCGCCTGGTGGTGACCACGGTCGCAGTTTTGTACATGATCCAAAAATATTCAATCAAGCTGGAACTTTGGGCCAAATCAAATTGGAAGTTAGTAATCTGCAAGGAAAACGCATATCCGTTTGTCGCTCTATGAAAATATCCAACAAACGTGGTAAATATTCATTTGAAACGCTAGATGCGACTATGAACTATATAGATGGTAAAGCTGGTGGAAGCGCTACGCATTCTATTAGTAAGCGTTGTGTTGATGTCGATGTGGCTATGTGTCAGTTTATGG gtgTGTCTAAAGCTATAATCAATAATGTGTTGTTTTGTCATCAAGAGAATTCCAGTTGGCCATTGGACGAGTCAAAAAAGTTGAAAGATAAATTCGATGCCATATTCGGTATAactgaatttaataaaacaatcgAACGTATAATAAAAATGCGCAAAgaggaagctgaaaatttaaaagttaaag AGGCAGACTTACGCCTACTTGTACATTTAAAGCAAGAAATGGATGATAAGTCGCTAACTTTGAAGAAGGCACAAGAGAAGTGTGCAGCTATAGAGCAAGAGTGCCAACGTTGTGACGATGAAATGAAGCCAATCGATGCGCGCTTAACGGAGATACGCAACGTCGAATATGAAGTAGGCAAGCATCAAGCGAAAAAGGTCGAAATCGAAACCGA GCAAAAGAACTGTCAGGAGCAAATATTGGCTTTAAGCAGCAATATAAAAGTGCCATACGAAGGTAGCCGCGAAGAACTAGAGCAAgaaattagtgattttggacaaaaaatgcttgaaaaacGCCAACACCGCAATGTGCTTGACAAAAAGGTAGATAGTTTGAAGCAAGAAGAAAAAACGCTACAAAAAAACTTTACTGATTTGGATAAAAGGCGCATACTGCTGATGCAACAAAGGCAAAAAGAACAAGAATGCATTTCAAAACGTGCCGAACAGTTAAAAACACTTTGTCAACAATTAGGCATTACACTTACCGAGGATTTGGAATTTCAACCTGAAAGTGTGCCCGGTGTAttggaaaaaatcgaaaactcATTGCTGAATAAAGAGTGCAGTATAACGGAGAGTGTGGCGCAAACGGATAAAGATGATAGTGAACGGCAACGAGAAATAGATACGCAGCGCGTGGAACTCACTAAAGTGGAAGAAGGCATTGTCGCACATGAAAAACAGAAAACACTCAATGAAAAGGAATTGACAACCATTACCAAGGAGATTGCCGAAATAGAGACCTCAGCGCGgcgtataaaaattttatccgAAAATATTGAACGCCTTATGAAAATGATGGATGAAATGAATAGTAAATGTAATCAGGAAACCATGCGCGCTGATATAGCTGAAAACAAAgcgagaattttaaaattgcaaGAGCAATTTCGTGAATTAGATGAACGTCTAACCAAATTGAACATGATGTCCAAGTTAACGGCTGAAATTACGTTGAAACAAAAAGAGTTGGAAAAGAAAGAGCTGGACGTAAAGCGTGTAAAAGGCAAACATGCAGAAAACTTTAAGAAACTCCTCAGTCGCCCTGTGGAGTTCAATTACAAGCGCGCAATGCAATTGTGCAGCGAAAAATTGCGTGACAATATTAAGGAGCTAAACgggaaatcaaataaattacaattggAACAGCAGTCATGTGAAATAAAGCGTAAAAACCTTAAAGCAGAATTATTGAAATTAGAAAAAGAACTGGAAGAGTCAAAGGAGAAAGTTTACGAAGCATGCCATGCTGCTACATACGAGGATACGTTAGCGAAAAGCAAAGCTACCATGGCGAAATATCAATTGGAACATGGCGCCTTGCTATCTGCCGAGGCCATGTATAAAAA atACATAGAAAAGGTCACAGAGGAGCCGTGCTGCCCGCTATGTCATAAAGATATGACTGATAATGAG GCTTCCGATATTACGATGGAATTATCTGATGAGATTAACCGTTTGCCAGAGAATATTAAACGCACAGAAAAGCTTTTGAAAGCagaacagaaaaaatatgaaaatctatTGCATATAAAATCCGTCGTAGAGACTGTAGCTAAACTGGAAGCAGACATTccgaagaaaaagaaagaactCACTACCATAGAAGAGAAATTAGCGAAATGTGTAGAAGAACACGAATCACTACAAATGCTCCTAGCTGAGCCAACAAGTTCACTAGACTTGGCTGATTCGATGATGGGCGATGTTTCGCTGCTGGATGAGGCTATGAAAGAGGTTACGCGGCTGAAAAATGATATTGCGCAATTGAAT ACAAAACTACCTGCTGATTTTGAGTCCGACGTCAATATAGAAGAGTTGCAAATGATTAAAGCGGGTGTGTCTGAAGAACTGGATACCGAGCGCCATACGCTAGAGGAGAAACAGACTAATCTAGAGAAAATCGTGAATGCTTTGAATAAGATGCAAGAACAGAAGAACGC TTACCAAGATGAACGCTTAAAACTGCAAGAAGGCCAACAATCGTTAGCGCAGCTGCAGGAGCGTCAAACGGAGTtaaagaatttaattgaaagCAAAACTGCTGAAATAAAACTATTAAGAACGAAATTGCCGACATTGAAGCAAAAGCTGAATTCTTTAGTTGCAGAGAAGAATCGCCTTTTGGAGGCCTCGCGCAAGCGTGTGGCGAAAATGCAAACCGAATTGAATGCTTATAAGAAAATGGAACATGAAATAGAGCG TTTGAATAGCGAAGTTCTTGAGTTTCAAATGTTAAATCTTGTTGCTGAAATCGCAGAACTGAAAGAATCTTTAAAGACGTGCAAAGCGCAAATTGAAAAGAAg tctGCTGAAATTTCCAAAACCTCAAATGAACTCGAAACGGTCAAGACGGAATGCTTGCAGCAAGAAACGCTCGAACGTGATCTGAAGGATAACCGCGAATTGAAGATATTGCATGATAAAAAGGCGAGCATAGACGTGCGGGTTCAAGCTATTACCAAGCAATTGGGAAAAATGGATTTCCCCAAACTGTCAGTGGAGAAGAATACATTGATCAAACAACGTGACAAGG GCACTGAGCGTAGGGGCGAATTGATAGGTAAAATTGGCGAAGTTAaaagtcaaattaaaaaattggaagGTGAAATAAATGAGCCAAAATATAAGAATTCACTGGAAAATTATCGTCGTGCCAACTACGAAGTCGGCATGTCCAAACAAGCGATTAAGGAATTGGGCGAGAGCCGCATCAGTTTGGAGTGGTCGCTTATGCAATTCCATGCTGAAAAAATGGAACGCATTAATAAACTGATACGTGAGTATTGGCGTCTAATTTATCGTGGCAACGACATCgactatatacaaatacaaactgATGAGGTGGATTTGAATGCGAATGCCGATCGGCGCCGCAACTATAATTATCGTGTTATGCAATCGAAGAATGGCTCCGAGATTGAGATGCGTGGCCGTTGTAGTGCCGGCCAGCGTGTATTGGCATCGTTAATCATACGCATGGCGTTGGCCGAAACGTTTAGCAGCAATTGCGGTGTATTGGCGCTGGATGAGCCGACCACCAATTTGGATCGTAATAATATATTATCATTGTGTGAGGCATTGAATCGTATTGTAGACGAACGGCGCATGCAATCGAATTTTATGTTGATCATAATTACGCACGATGATGATTTCATATCCACTTTGGGCAAAATAACGACCTATCATCGCGTATTTCGCAATGACGAATGCAAATCGGTTATACGGAAAGTGAAAGTGGCATAA
- the LOC126755585 gene encoding pickpocket protein 28 isoform X2: MANTQETKKIVKTYCRGNVKKFLKETTLHGLKYLADDSITIWEKSFFLCAFLAAIIVTANLIANVYAKWISTPVIIGISPHPTSILSTPFPAITVCNMNQVMASRVANYTTDSSEGVLLKLLCNMGSIIDEELMESPNFKSNNLTFSTFLHEHAQPCSRMLLSCSIGSSVQNCSDLFHEIMTDEGLCCVFNVLHPDFLFKGNTNKIISDYERADNVIPIDWNPESGYPKILPKNYYPRAASGTGVSMGLTLILDAEIDNYYCSTTNGPGFKIGMHNAIEATTVRETALILPLGFETRLRIDVISTEATATVRNLRRNDRQCLFNGEENLLYFAHYSRRNCESECQVKYIYEQCKCVPFNLPLLFENATICNVQQTNCSSLAENKWMKGDGGSSCRKCCLPPCFDLNYKADATSTPLRAYNYLTPPSILKNMSMEYINKNVAVVHFFYRESVFHGDLKNVYVGFTEFLC; this comes from the exons ATGGCAAATACtcaagaaaccaaaaaaattgtgaaaacttATTGCAGAGGCAATGTGAAGAAGTTTCTTAAGGAGACCACATTGCATGGCTTGAAATATCTGGCTGATGATAGCATCACCATCTGGGAGAA GTCCTTCTTTTTGTGCGCCTTTCTTGCGGCCATCATAGTAACGGCCAATTTAATTGCGAATGTGTATGCCAAATGGATTAGCACGCCCGTGATTATTGGCATAAGTCCACATCCCACATCCATATTGAGTACACCATTTCCAGCTATAACGGTTTGTAATATGAATCAGGTGATGGCGAGTCGTGTAGCGAATTATACAAC tGATTCCAGCGAGGGTGTCTTGTTAAAACTACTATGCAATATGGGATCAATAATAGATGAAGAATTAATGGAGTCACCAAATTTTAAGTCTAACAATTTgacattttcaacatttttacatGAG CACGCCCAACCATGTTCTCGTATGTTACTCTCTTGTTCGATTGGTTCCTCTGTACAGAACTGCTCAGATCTATTTCATGAAATAATGACTGATGAGGGTCTTTGCTGCGTTTTCAACGTTTTACATCCCGATTTTCTATTTAAGGGCAA CACCAACAAAATAATTAGCGACTATGAACGTGCCGATAACGTTATACCGATCGATTGGAATCCGGAAAGTGGTTATCccaaaattttaccaaaaaattactATCCACGTGCAGCATCTGGCACGGGTGTATCAATGGGTCTAACGCTGATATTAGATGCCGAAATAGATAATTATTATTGCTCAACAACCAATGGACCTGGTTTTAAG ATCGGCATGCACAATGCAATCGAAGCGACTACAGTCAGAGAAACCGCGCTCATTTTGCCTTTGGGTTTCGAGACTCGTTTGCGTATCGATGTTATTAGTACCGAAGCCACCGCCACCGTACGCAATTTACGTCGCAATGACCGCCAGTGTCTGTTTAATGGCGAGGAGAACTTACTCTATTTCGCACATTACTCGCGACGCAATTGCGAGAGTGAATGTCAAGTGAAATATATCTATGAACAATGCAAATGTGTGCCGTTCAATTTACCGTTGCTTTTTGAAAATGCAACCATATGCAATgtacaacaaacaaattgtaGCAGTTTAGCCGAAAATAAGTGGATGAAGGGTGATGGTGGCAGTAGTTGTCGTAAATGTTGTTTACCCCCATGCTTTGATTTGAACTATAAAGCCGATGCTACTTCGACACCTTTACGCGCTTACAACTATCTGACCCCGCCAAGTATACTAAAGAATATGTCAATGGAGTATATTAACAAGAATGTTGCGGTGGTGCATTTCTTCTATCGCGAATCTGTATTCCATGGTGATCTGAAAAATGTCTATGTCGGCTTTACAGAGTTTCTAT GTTAA
- the LOC126754851 gene encoding KH domain-containing, RNA-binding, signal transduction-associated protein 2, with protein sequence MAENGMRVGGASGAEVGDYSNGNHEHELGPENIKNTPRLNETAQKYMQELLAERARMENHFPLAVKLIDEALERIQLNGRIPTREQYADVYQQRTIRLSQKVHVPIKDKKFNYVGKLLGPKGNSLRRLQEETQCKIVILGRFSMKDRVREEELRNSADAKYAHLNLPLHVEVSTVAPPAEAYARIAYALAEIRRYLIPDKHDDIRQEQFRELMEDPEAAKKITTRQQQQQQTNAHSVGGNNNNSNHRSGGSAGSSGMYRPKYQQQFNYHYNDETVYYRSHNNNYHQPKPYVPAAQRSNLMHSTMPPQAIVNASPSGMMPNTSNYSGRGSAINSGIPSNNVNNLRYRSSLPPYQFVKK encoded by the exons ATGGCGGAAAATGGCATGCGTGTTGGAGGCGCCAGCGGTGCTGAAGTTGGCGACTATAGTAATGGAAATCATGAACACGAGTTAGGTCCAGAAAATATTAAGAACACGCCGCGGTTAAACGAGACTGCACAAAAGTATATGCAAGAATTACTCGCTGAGCGAGCACGTATGGAAAATCACTTTCCTTTGGCAGTAAAGCTAATCGATGAGG cacTGGAACGCATTCAGCTAAATGGCCGCATACCTACGCGTGAACAATATGCAGATGTTTATCAGCAAAGGACTATTAGACTGTCACAAAAGGTGCATGTTCCCATAAAAGATAAAAAg TTTAATTACGTTGGGAAATTGCTTGGACCAAAGGGAAACTCTTTGCGACGGCTGCAAGAGGAAACACAATGCAAAATTGTTATACTTGGACGTTTTTCAATGAAAGATCGTGTGCGCGAAGAGGAGTTGCGCAACTCAGCTGATGCCAAATATGCTCATCTTAATTTACCGTTACATGTTGAAGTGTCAACGGTTGCCCCACCAGCTGAAGCATATGCACGTATTGCCTATGCTTTAGCAGAAATTCGACGTTATTTAATACCAGACAAACACGATGACATACGGCAAGAACAATTTCGTGAGCTAATGGAAGATCCTGAAGCTGCTAAGAAAATCACAAcacgccaacaacagcaacagcaaactAATGCTCATTCAGTtggtggcaacaacaataattcaaATCATCGGTCAGGCGGTTCAGCTGGAAGCAGCGGCATGTACAG GCCTAAATATCAACAGCAATTTAATTACCATTACAATGATGAGACTGTTTATTACCGTTCGCATAACAACAATTATCACCAACCAAAACCTTATGTGCCAG cTGCCCAACGTTCAAACTTAATGCACTCGACAATGCCACCACAAGCAATTGTCAATGCCTCACCATCGGGTATGATGCCAAATACATCAAATTATAGCGGGCGTGGTTCAGCCATAAATAGTGGCATACCATCGAATAACGTAAATAATTTACGATACCGTTCGTCATTGCCGCCGTAtcagtttgtaaaaaaataa
- the LOC126755585 gene encoding pickpocket protein 28 isoform X1: MANTQETKKIVKTYCRGNVKKFLKETTLHGLKYLADDSITIWEKSFFLCAFLAAIIVTANLIANVYAKWISTPVIIGISPHPTSILSTPFPAITVCNMNQVMASRVANYTTDSSEGVLLKLLCNMGSIIDEELMESPNFKSNNLTFSTFLHEHAQPCSRMLLSCSIGSSVQNCSDLFHEIMTDEGLCCVFNVLHPDFLFKGNTNKIISDYERADNVIPIDWNPESGYPKILPKNYYPRAASGTGVSMGLTLILDAEIDNYYCSTTNGPGFKIGMHNAIEATTVRETALILPLGFETRLRIDVISTEATATVRNLRRNDRQCLFNGEENLLYFAHYSRRNCESECQVKYIYEQCKCVPFNLPLLFENATICNVQQTNCSSLAENKWMKGDGGSSCRKCCLPPCFDLNYKADATSTPLRAYNYLTPPSILKNMSMEYINKNVAVVHFFYRESVFHGDLKNVYVGFTEFLSNTGGIMGLFMGFSFISVAEVIYFAFMRPIFELILPLRRQRMIQRRANTMLGLRPHFQPHHRFLRAN, translated from the exons ATGGCAAATACtcaagaaaccaaaaaaattgtgaaaacttATTGCAGAGGCAATGTGAAGAAGTTTCTTAAGGAGACCACATTGCATGGCTTGAAATATCTGGCTGATGATAGCATCACCATCTGGGAGAA GTCCTTCTTTTTGTGCGCCTTTCTTGCGGCCATCATAGTAACGGCCAATTTAATTGCGAATGTGTATGCCAAATGGATTAGCACGCCCGTGATTATTGGCATAAGTCCACATCCCACATCCATATTGAGTACACCATTTCCAGCTATAACGGTTTGTAATATGAATCAGGTGATGGCGAGTCGTGTAGCGAATTATACAAC tGATTCCAGCGAGGGTGTCTTGTTAAAACTACTATGCAATATGGGATCAATAATAGATGAAGAATTAATGGAGTCACCAAATTTTAAGTCTAACAATTTgacattttcaacatttttacatGAG CACGCCCAACCATGTTCTCGTATGTTACTCTCTTGTTCGATTGGTTCCTCTGTACAGAACTGCTCAGATCTATTTCATGAAATAATGACTGATGAGGGTCTTTGCTGCGTTTTCAACGTTTTACATCCCGATTTTCTATTTAAGGGCAA CACCAACAAAATAATTAGCGACTATGAACGTGCCGATAACGTTATACCGATCGATTGGAATCCGGAAAGTGGTTATCccaaaattttaccaaaaaattactATCCACGTGCAGCATCTGGCACGGGTGTATCAATGGGTCTAACGCTGATATTAGATGCCGAAATAGATAATTATTATTGCTCAACAACCAATGGACCTGGTTTTAAG ATCGGCATGCACAATGCAATCGAAGCGACTACAGTCAGAGAAACCGCGCTCATTTTGCCTTTGGGTTTCGAGACTCGTTTGCGTATCGATGTTATTAGTACCGAAGCCACCGCCACCGTACGCAATTTACGTCGCAATGACCGCCAGTGTCTGTTTAATGGCGAGGAGAACTTACTCTATTTCGCACATTACTCGCGACGCAATTGCGAGAGTGAATGTCAAGTGAAATATATCTATGAACAATGCAAATGTGTGCCGTTCAATTTACCGTTGCTTTTTGAAAATGCAACCATATGCAATgtacaacaaacaaattgtaGCAGTTTAGCCGAAAATAAGTGGATGAAGGGTGATGGTGGCAGTAGTTGTCGTAAATGTTGTTTACCCCCATGCTTTGATTTGAACTATAAAGCCGATGCTACTTCGACACCTTTACGCGCTTACAACTATCTGACCCCGCCAAGTATACTAAAGAATATGTCAATGGAGTATATTAACAAGAATGTTGCGGTGGTGCATTTCTTCTATCGCGAATCTGTATTCCATGGTGATCTGAAAAATGTCTATGTCGGCTTTACAGAGTTTCTAT CTAATACTGGCGGCATTATGGGTTTGTTTATGGGTTTTAGTTTCATATCTGTGGCCGAAgtcatttattttgctttcatgCGTCCCATATTCGAGTTGATTTTGCCGTTGAGAAGGCAAAGAATGATCCAACGCAGAGCTAACACAATGTTGGGTTTGAG ACCGCATTTTCAACCGCACCATCGATTTCTGAGAGCCAACTAA